Proteins found in one Agaribacterium sp. ZY112 genomic segment:
- a CDS encoding ChrR family anti-sigma-E factor yields the protein MSIRHHLDEATLVSYSAGAMSQSMALVVACHIAECAECRARLQVTDSIGGLLMDELDSAPIAQGALEAVLACLDDEPVQVKTRKNETAVKRSEVPAPLAQYIGNDLDVLEWKRIVPGVFSFDLPLKGERGGVSRLLRIAPGKAMLPHSHDGNELTLILRGSYCDEMGRFTVGDVADLDSDIDHQPLVDSDQDCICLVATDAPLKFNTLLGKIVQPITGF from the coding sequence ATGAGTATTCGACACCACCTTGATGAGGCAACCCTTGTGAGCTACAGCGCAGGTGCTATGTCTCAGTCTATGGCTCTTGTTGTGGCTTGCCACATAGCCGAATGTGCCGAGTGTCGTGCGCGTTTACAAGTAACCGATTCTATTGGCGGCTTGTTGATGGACGAGCTTGATAGCGCACCGATTGCTCAAGGCGCGTTAGAAGCTGTATTAGCTTGTTTGGATGATGAGCCTGTACAAGTCAAAACAAGAAAGAATGAAACAGCTGTTAAGCGCTCTGAAGTACCAGCACCGCTTGCTCAATATATCGGTAATGATCTTGATGTGCTTGAGTGGAAGCGTATTGTGCCTGGTGTATTCAGCTTTGATCTTCCGTTAAAGGGTGAGCGAGGCGGTGTATCTCGCTTATTACGCATAGCGCCAGGTAAAGCGATGTTACCCCACAGCCACGATGGAAATGAGTTAACGCTTATCTTAAGAGGTTCTTATTGCGATGAAATGGGCCGATTTACGGTTGGCGACGTGGCTGACTTAGATTCAGATATCGATCATCAGCCCTTAGTTGATAGCGACCAAGATTGTATCTGTTTGGTTGCGACAGATGCGCCACTTAAGTTCAACACCTTATTAGGCAAAATAGTACAGCCTATTACTGGTTTTTAA
- a CDS encoding YbgA family protein: MELKNKSLVDESLAIPVGISACLIGEKVRFDGGHKQSRYCLNVLAECFKFVPFCPEVSIGLGIPREPIRLVKIQTEQGESQVRVQGTKDTSLDVTDELAAYADLVSKNQPELCGYVLMKSSPSCGMERVKVYDHNNVPEASGAGAFAQRYMELNPEVPVEEEGRLNDPLLRENFITRVFALHTWREQVLSNPSLHAVIQFHSCYKYQLMAHSYQAYKELGRYLATEAPKEDLELVLETYIHKLMTSLKKRANRKSHCNVLMHILGYLKHELDSKTKHDILEAIDQYRTSIVPLVVPITLLKHYLKRHGSEYIRSQAYLDPYPHELGLRNYI; this comes from the coding sequence ATGGAGCTCAAAAATAAAAGTTTAGTTGACGAAAGCTTAGCTATACCCGTAGGTATTAGTGCATGTTTAATCGGTGAAAAAGTTCGTTTTGATGGCGGCCATAAACAAAGTCGCTATTGCTTAAATGTCTTGGCTGAGTGCTTTAAATTTGTGCCTTTTTGCCCCGAAGTATCCATTGGTTTAGGTATTCCTAGAGAGCCTATACGCCTTGTTAAAATACAAACAGAGCAGGGCGAGTCTCAGGTTCGCGTTCAAGGAACAAAAGATACGAGCTTAGATGTTACAGACGAATTGGCGGCTTATGCTGATCTTGTCAGTAAAAATCAGCCTGAACTTTGTGGTTATGTGTTAATGAAAAGCTCTCCAAGCTGTGGCATGGAGCGTGTGAAAGTTTATGATCACAACAATGTACCAGAAGCCTCTGGTGCAGGCGCTTTTGCCCAGCGTTATATGGAGTTAAACCCAGAAGTACCCGTTGAAGAAGAAGGGCGTTTAAACGACCCTCTTTTACGTGAGAATTTTATTACGCGTGTGTTTGCCTTACATACTTGGCGTGAGCAGGTCTTAAGTAATCCGTCTTTACATGCTGTTATCCAATTTCATAGCTGCTACAAATATCAGCTTATGGCACATAGTTATCAGGCCTATAAAGAGCTTGGCCGTTATTTGGCGACTGAAGCACCTAAAGAAGATTTAGAACTTGTGCTAGAAACCTATATCCATAAGCTGATGACTTCATTAAAAAAACGAGCCAATAGAAAAAGTCACTGCAACGTCTTGATGCATATTCTTGGGTACTTAAAGCATGAGTTAGATAGTAAAACCAAGCACGACATCCTCGAGGCCATTGATCAGTACAGAACGTCGATTGTGCCTTTAGTTGTGCCTATCACCTTACTAAAACATTATTTAAAGCGTCATGGTAGTGAGTATATTCGTTCGCAAGCCTACCTCGATCCTTATCCACACGAGCTTGGTTTGAGGAACTATATTTAA
- a CDS encoding DUF3302 domain-containing protein, with product MILDLLALIVLLVIVAAGVAMVVVIGSYPGKVALAKGHPQVNAITYMAWLGLLSFGLLWVAALIWAQINYSNNVVSNGKEEQA from the coding sequence ATGATACTGGATCTTTTGGCGCTGATTGTTTTATTGGTCATTGTTGCCGCTGGCGTAGCGATGGTTGTAGTGATTGGTAGCTACCCAGGGAAAGTCGCTCTTGCTAAAGGGCATCCTCAGGTTAATGCGATTACGTACATGGCGTGGCTTGGTTTGTTGAGTTTTGGGCTTTTATGGGTTGCGGCATTGATTTGGGCACAAATCAACTATTCAAATAATGTGGTGAGTAATGGCAAGGAGGAGCAAGCGTGA
- a CDS encoding efflux RND transporter periplasmic adaptor subunit — translation MIAFIIICYSALYVLIFSKLKLLKNSVSNIAAFIGLGVVLIAATVFSWYTYSPITPDARMVRYVIPVVPNVKGRVVSVDIEAMVPVKEGQTLFTIDPTPYQFAVSQLEAQIQQYQAQERLAEANYARAKTLLETQAAAQVDVDRWLAELDVARAAIKVSSAQLDDANWRLEETVVKAPYNGYVPNLQLRTGHYVTTIPVTSPMAFISNEMSDVVASFSQSAMRRVQAGDPVELTFATFPGEVFSGRVSVLGRFSAQAQYTASSNLPAMSGAPASDRWMVRVELDDIVKAQAIPQGAGATMAVYTQSGKPVHIISRVAIRMNAWLSYLTAP, via the coding sequence GTGATTGCCTTTATCATCATTTGCTATTCGGCACTTTATGTATTGATTTTTAGCAAACTAAAATTGCTGAAAAACAGTGTGTCGAATATCGCTGCTTTTATTGGGCTTGGCGTCGTCTTGATCGCAGCCACAGTGTTTTCTTGGTATACCTATTCACCAATTACGCCGGATGCGCGAATGGTGCGATATGTCATCCCAGTCGTACCGAATGTAAAAGGACGGGTCGTTTCGGTTGATATAGAAGCTATGGTACCCGTTAAAGAAGGGCAGACACTTTTTACTATTGACCCGACACCGTATCAATTTGCAGTTTCACAACTTGAAGCCCAGATTCAACAATACCAAGCGCAAGAGAGACTCGCCGAGGCCAATTACGCTCGTGCTAAAACATTGCTGGAAACCCAAGCGGCAGCTCAGGTGGACGTTGACCGCTGGCTTGCTGAGCTTGATGTTGCGCGAGCGGCAATAAAGGTCAGTTCCGCTCAGCTCGATGATGCTAACTGGAGGCTTGAAGAAACCGTAGTGAAAGCCCCGTACAATGGTTATGTACCTAACCTTCAGTTACGAACTGGGCACTACGTTACAACGATTCCTGTAACGTCGCCGATGGCGTTTATCTCTAACGAAATGAGTGATGTTGTTGCTAGCTTTAGCCAAAGCGCGATGCGGCGAGTTCAAGCGGGAGATCCGGTTGAACTGACGTTTGCGACTTTTCCAGGCGAAGTGTTTTCTGGCCGGGTGTCCGTACTCGGGAGATTCAGCGCACAAGCGCAATATACGGCATCATCTAATTTACCTGCCATGTCCGGGGCGCCAGCCAGTGACCGATGGATGGTTAGAGTTGAGCTTGACGATATCGTGAAAGCACAAGCCATACCTCAGGGCGCAGGTGCGACTATGGCGGTTTACACTCAGTCTGGCAAACCTGTGCATATCATCAGTCGTGTGGCTATCCGCATGAACGCTTGGTTGAGTTACTTAACAGCGCCGTGA
- a CDS encoding DUF1254 domain-containing protein has product MMLTYKLLSSFLLASSVSVTALASAPIYKANVADSLLTPDRSQSKYLGEVHMVDGFPSEETSRKAFDFLDTSRAVQLYTSGMPMASMYAMLEGNAKVGVEANRTVGITEQLMDARSIWLTPNTTTPYISAEVDVKNGPVVVEVGSPVIGLLNDAYFHYVADIGMGGPDKGQGGKYLIVGDAYDGEIPEGYFVYRTSTYRHWLLIRAVAEPNSSLEDTIAKFKRGFKMYPLAEAAKPKANNYVNLSKHHSSTIHSADHSFYNEINAVIQYEPANSGDSEIIGLADALGIKKGKTFSPDERMLKIFSEAATIANAASRATLYRPRNPEMYIYENKPWITSTVQSHEFLNENGARILDDRMAFHFYATGITPFMVDPQVGSGSVYAVTTMDQKGDMLSGDKTYIVTLPEGIPAKDFWSLMVYDNQTRSILETNQKSGGVDSLQGDPVVNDDGSITIYFSSKAPEGKEQNWVQTMPGKGFNVILRLYGPLQSWFDKSWQPSGLEVFSKK; this is encoded by the coding sequence ATGATGCTAACGTATAAATTACTATCCAGCTTTTTATTGGCAAGTAGTGTATCTGTAACGGCCCTTGCTAGCGCACCTATATATAAAGCGAATGTAGCTGATTCCCTGCTTACACCTGATCGCTCTCAATCTAAGTATTTAGGGGAGGTGCATATGGTTGATGGTTTCCCCTCTGAGGAAACCTCCCGCAAAGCATTTGACTTCCTTGATACCTCAAGAGCTGTGCAACTCTATACTAGCGGCATGCCTATGGCTTCGATGTACGCTATGTTAGAAGGAAATGCCAAAGTAGGCGTAGAGGCAAACCGTACAGTGGGAATCACTGAGCAACTCATGGATGCCCGCTCTATATGGTTGACTCCTAATACAACAACTCCCTATATCAGTGCCGAAGTAGATGTAAAAAATGGACCCGTCGTCGTTGAAGTTGGTAGCCCGGTTATAGGCCTACTTAATGATGCATATTTCCACTATGTGGCTGATATTGGTATGGGTGGGCCAGATAAAGGGCAAGGAGGGAAGTATTTAATAGTCGGCGACGCATATGACGGTGAGATACCGGAAGGGTATTTTGTATATAGAACGTCAACTTATAGGCATTGGTTATTAATACGCGCAGTTGCTGAGCCAAATTCATCTCTTGAAGATACAATCGCAAAGTTTAAGCGGGGTTTTAAAATGTATCCTTTGGCGGAAGCAGCTAAGCCAAAGGCAAATAATTATGTAAACCTTTCGAAGCATCACAGTAGCACTATCCACTCTGCCGACCATTCTTTTTACAATGAAATAAACGCTGTTATTCAATATGAACCAGCCAATTCTGGAGACTCTGAAATTATTGGCTTGGCAGATGCACTAGGTATAAAAAAAGGAAAAACTTTTTCCCCTGACGAAAGAATGCTAAAAATCTTTAGTGAAGCAGCAACAATCGCAAATGCGGCAAGTCGCGCGACCCTCTATCGCCCTAGAAACCCTGAAATGTATATCTACGAGAATAAGCCGTGGATTACTTCTACAGTACAGAGCCATGAATTTTTAAATGAAAATGGCGCACGAATCTTAGATGACCGCATGGCTTTTCATTTTTATGCCACTGGCATCACTCCGTTCATGGTTGACCCTCAAGTGGGTTCAGGGTCTGTTTATGCAGTTACGACTATGGATCAGAAAGGAGATATGTTAAGTGGTGATAAAACGTATATCGTGACATTACCTGAGGGTATTCCAGCAAAAGATTTTTGGTCGTTGATGGTCTATGACAATCAAACTCGCTCAATTCTAGAAACTAACCAGAAGTCTGGAGGTGTAGATAGCCTTCAGGGGGATCCAGTTGTGAATGACGATGGCTCTATTACCATATACTTTTCGTCGAAGGCGCCAGAAGGAAAGGAGCAGAACTGGGTGCAAACCATGCCAGGCAAAGGTTTTAACGTTATCCTTCGGTTATACGGGCCATTACAGAGTTGGTTTGATAAGAGTTGGCAGCCTAGTGGCTTAGAAGTATTTTCTAAAAAATGA
- a CDS encoding DUF1214 domain-containing protein, whose protein sequence is MIVTIKKLGSSIAVVASMFLVGAAYAAPESKTKDVNIDNFIRAESDTMLRASLETTRNLLGTQLGELGHLREPFPIENQPVIRMNRDTLYSSAVLDLSKPVSITLADNGGRYQSMHVVNQDHYMFAKSKPGTYTLTQEELGSRYVLVAIRTLANSDDPEDIKLANKAQDNVVLSGGVVGGKIDAPNWNQNQLAEIRQLINQLSLYGLDSSKGFGSKQNVDPIHYFLGSGSGWGGLPKQEAIYDLGQVKLNDGTAHKVMMKDVPVDAFWSITVYNKNGYISPNSQGVYSFNNLTAKNNKDGSVTIHFGACDDNRINCLPISDGWNYAFRYYQPQEELLSGRWSTPEITIKK, encoded by the coding sequence ATGATAGTTACAATCAAAAAGCTTGGTTCTTCAATAGCCGTCGTAGCTTCAATGTTTCTTGTGGGTGCCGCGTACGCCGCTCCAGAAAGTAAAACAAAAGACGTCAATATTGATAATTTTATTCGCGCTGAATCAGACACCATGCTGAGGGCGTCACTTGAAACCACACGAAACCTACTTGGTACTCAACTAGGGGAACTCGGTCACCTCAGAGAGCCGTTTCCTATCGAGAATCAACCTGTGATACGAATGAATCGAGATACTCTGTATTCATCAGCCGTACTAGATCTCAGCAAGCCAGTAAGCATTACTCTAGCTGACAATGGGGGACGCTATCAAAGCATGCATGTTGTCAATCAAGACCACTATATGTTCGCTAAAAGCAAACCTGGTACTTATACGCTTACTCAAGAAGAGCTGGGCAGCCGTTATGTATTAGTCGCAATCCGGACTCTCGCCAATTCAGACGACCCCGAGGATATTAAGCTAGCAAATAAAGCTCAAGATAATGTTGTTTTATCAGGTGGAGTTGTCGGTGGAAAAATCGATGCTCCAAACTGGAACCAAAACCAATTAGCAGAGATACGCCAACTTATTAATCAGCTTTCTCTTTATGGCCTTGATTCCAGTAAAGGGTTTGGTAGTAAGCAGAACGTAGACCCTATTCACTATTTCCTAGGAAGTGGATCTGGCTGGGGAGGCCTTCCTAAGCAGGAGGCTATATATGATTTAGGCCAGGTCAAACTAAATGATGGCACAGCTCATAAAGTTATGATGAAAGACGTTCCAGTTGACGCCTTTTGGTCAATTACCGTTTATAACAAAAACGGATATATTAGCCCAAACAGTCAAGGTGTTTACAGTTTCAACAACCTCACGGCAAAAAACAATAAAGATGGAAGCGTAACCATTCATTTCGGTGCATGTGACGACAATCGAATAAATTGCCTACCTATATCTGATGGATGGAACTATGCGTTTCGATACTATCAACCTCAAGAAGAACTTCTATCCGGACGGTGGAGTACCCCAGAAATAACGATCAAGAAGTAG
- a CDS encoding tyrosine-type recombinase/integrase, translating into MAIPKPVALYPTYTELKDVNFDEYKELKQFLDSGESWWLSHWNWGQSFLNYIGRNKSEHTYTRFRNETERFLLWVFLIKKVRMDQLRKADILEYADFCWQPPVTWICLANHEKFVFRNGQYIQNAKWAPYKFKQPKSADKSKAVDKKKYRPSQQTLTSTFTAVIALYKYLMNEEYLYGNPAQIAKNDCRHFIKDVQVKEIRRLTENQWQYVFDVVHDLANEDPLYERSLFVICALKTLFLRISELSERKDWTPIMSHFWQDSDESWWLKVFGKGRKLRDTTVPDSFITYLKRYRAYRGLCPLPSSGENEPIVEKIRGQGGMTSRQLTRIVQAVFDKAYEQMKAAQGEDNARKLKEASSHWLRHTGASMEIERGRALKDLSEDLGHSSMATTDTVYVQTENRVRAESGKDRKVD; encoded by the coding sequence ATGGCCATTCCTAAACCTGTTGCACTGTATCCAACATACACTGAACTCAAAGACGTTAATTTCGATGAATACAAAGAACTAAAACAGTTTTTAGATTCTGGTGAGTCTTGGTGGTTAAGCCATTGGAATTGGGGTCAATCGTTTCTGAATTATATCGGACGAAATAAGTCTGAACACACATATACACGTTTTCGAAATGAAACTGAGCGTTTTCTACTGTGGGTCTTTTTAATTAAAAAAGTACGTATGGATCAGCTACGTAAAGCTGACATACTCGAGTACGCAGATTTTTGCTGGCAACCACCGGTAACATGGATTTGCTTAGCCAATCATGAAAAATTTGTATTTAGGAATGGTCAGTACATACAAAACGCTAAATGGGCCCCCTATAAGTTTAAGCAACCCAAAAGCGCAGACAAGTCTAAGGCTGTCGACAAGAAAAAATACAGGCCATCACAACAAACGTTAACGTCCACTTTCACAGCTGTGATTGCTTTATATAAGTACCTGATGAACGAGGAATATCTGTACGGTAATCCCGCCCAAATAGCAAAAAATGATTGCCGCCATTTCATTAAAGACGTTCAAGTTAAAGAAATAAGACGGCTTACAGAAAACCAATGGCAGTATGTTTTTGATGTTGTGCATGACTTAGCAAATGAAGACCCTCTATACGAACGTAGTTTGTTTGTAATATGCGCTCTTAAAACACTGTTTTTGCGTATATCGGAGCTTTCTGAGCGAAAAGACTGGACGCCAATTATGAGTCATTTTTGGCAAGATTCGGACGAAAGTTGGTGGCTGAAAGTATTTGGCAAAGGCCGTAAATTGAGAGATACAACGGTTCCAGACAGCTTTATTACCTATCTCAAGAGATATAGGGCCTATAGAGGGTTATGCCCGCTACCCTCTTCAGGTGAAAACGAACCCATTGTTGAAAAAATTCGAGGCCAGGGCGGTATGACTTCACGGCAATTGACTCGAATTGTTCAAGCTGTTTTTGATAAAGCGTATGAACAAATGAAGGCAGCTCAAGGAGAAGACAACGCTCGAAAACTTAAAGAGGCTTCTAGTCATTGGTTGAGGCATACTGGCGCTAGTATGGAAATTGAGAGAGGTCGAGCCTTAAAGGACTTATCTGAAGATCTAGGACATTCCAGTATGGCGACCACCGATACGGTATATGTACAAACTGAAAATAGAGTTAGGGCTGAAAGTGGTAAGGATAGAAAAGTTGATTAA